The Leadbettera azotonutricia ZAS-9 genome has a window encoding:
- the ilvC gene encoding ketol-acid reductoisomerase: MAVMYYEKDCDLGALKGKTIAVIGYGSQGHAHALNAKESGMKVIVGLYEGSKSWKRAEEAGFEVKVAREAAEAADFIMILINDEKQAKLYQESIKPALKPGKTLAFAHGFNIHFGQITPPADINVVMIAPKGPGHTVREQYQGGGGVPCLIAVHQDASGNAKRLGLAYAAAIGGARAGVLETTFKEETETDLFGEQAVLCGGVSALMKCGYEVLTEAGYQPESAYFEVMHEMKLIIDLVNRGGLSYMRYSISDTAEYGDYITGPKIITEDTKNAMRQVLKEIQNGKFAREWILENQVNRPNFNRMRAIEAQHPIEKVGKELRSMMSWLAKPSV; the protein is encoded by the coding sequence ATGGCAGTTATGTACTACGAAAAAGATTGCGACCTAGGGGCCCTAAAAGGCAAAACCATTGCAGTGATCGGTTACGGTTCCCAGGGCCATGCCCATGCGCTGAACGCGAAGGAATCGGGAATGAAGGTGATCGTGGGTCTCTACGAAGGCTCCAAATCATGGAAGCGCGCCGAAGAAGCGGGCTTTGAAGTGAAGGTCGCCAGGGAAGCTGCGGAAGCTGCGGACTTCATCATGATCCTCATCAACGATGAGAAGCAGGCAAAGCTCTATCAGGAATCCATCAAGCCCGCCCTCAAGCCTGGCAAGACTCTGGCCTTTGCCCATGGCTTCAATATCCACTTTGGGCAGATTACCCCTCCTGCGGATATCAACGTGGTGATGATTGCCCCCAAAGGGCCGGGCCACACGGTGCGCGAGCAGTACCAGGGCGGCGGCGGCGTGCCCTGCCTTATCGCGGTGCATCAGGATGCAAGCGGCAATGCGAAGCGGCTTGGCCTGGCCTATGCTGCGGCCATTGGCGGGGCCAGGGCCGGCGTGCTTGAGACCACCTTTAAGGAAGAGACCGAGACCGACCTGTTCGGCGAACAGGCTGTGCTCTGCGGCGGTGTTTCCGCCCTGATGAAGTGCGGCTACGAAGTGCTTACCGAAGCGGGCTACCAGCCCGAGAGCGCCTACTTTGAAGTGATGCACGAGATGAAGCTAATCATCGACCTTGTGAACCGGGGCGGCCTCTCCTACATGCGCTATTCCATTTCGGATACTGCGGAATACGGGGACTACATCACGGGGCCCAAGATTATTACCGAAGATACCAAAAATGCGATGCGCCAGGTGCTGAAGGAAATTCAGAACGGCAAATTCGCCAGGGAGTGGATACTTGAGAATCAGGTGAACCGCCCCAACTTTAACCGTATGCGGGCTATTGAGGCCCAGCACCCCATCGAGAAGGTGGGAAAAGAGCTGCGATCCATGATGTCGTGGCTGGCTAAACCCTCGGTTTAG
- the ilvN gene encoding acetolactate synthase small subunit encodes MKQHVVSALVENRAGTLSRVSGLFSRRGFNIDSLTVGETQDASVSRMTIAVSGDDGVLEQIIKQLSKLVDVIAVRELESSLCLRREIILIKVSADEKTRPAVIQIAGIFRSRVVDVSPSTITVEATGDIEKLDGLLLLLRPYGVLELARTGLVALERGPEVLTVPSLPVPVLSISN; translated from the coding sequence ATGAAGCAGCATGTGGTGTCGGCGCTGGTGGAAAACCGGGCGGGGACACTCAGCCGGGTATCCGGGCTCTTCAGCCGCCGGGGCTTCAATATTGACAGCCTGACCGTCGGGGAGACTCAAGACGCTTCAGTCTCCCGGATGACCATTGCAGTTTCAGGGGATGATGGGGTGCTGGAACAGATCATAAAACAGCTTAGCAAACTCGTTGACGTCATCGCTGTGCGTGAGCTGGAGTCGTCCCTGTGCCTGCGCCGGGAGATCATCCTCATCAAGGTCAGCGCAGACGAAAAGACCAGGCCCGCGGTTATCCAGATAGCGGGCATTTTCCGTTCCCGCGTTGTCGATGTTTCCCCTTCTACCATTACTGTCGAGGCCACAGGGGATATAGAAAAGCTCGACGGCCTCCTCCTTCTCCTGCGCCCTTACGGCGTGCTTGAACTTGCCCGCACGGGTCTTGTAGCCCTTGAGCGCGGCCCCGAGGTACTAACCGTACCCTCCCTTCCTGTACCCGTACTAAGCATTAGCAACTAA
- the deoC gene encoding deoxyribose-phosphate aldolase has protein sequence MIPNKKAEDMTSAELASYIDQSVLKPEFTQAEIRRYIQEGIDFKCKTVCINPASIGIARELCASTDTGICAVCDFPFGLGSTESKIAQAEIILRGGGIQDLDVVANYGWIRSGLWDKVGAEIKGLADLCHQYHALLKVIFETDALTLDEVAKATDVACIAKADFVKTSTGFYIGGESKGATPEVVKVMIEAAGNRCKVKGSGGIRTQAQFFELINLGIDRMGIGYKSTPVVLGR, from the coding sequence ATGATTCCGAATAAGAAAGCCGAAGATATGACCAGTGCGGAACTGGCGTCATACATCGATCAATCCGTCCTGAAGCCCGAGTTTACCCAGGCTGAAATCCGCCGCTACATCCAGGAAGGGATAGACTTCAAATGCAAAACGGTCTGCATCAACCCTGCCTCCATCGGCATTGCCCGGGAGCTTTGCGCCTCCACGGATACGGGAATTTGCGCGGTATGCGACTTTCCCTTTGGGCTGGGTTCAACCGAATCAAAGATTGCCCAGGCCGAAATTATCCTCCGGGGCGGGGGCATCCAGGATCTGGACGTGGTTGCCAATTACGGGTGGATACGGAGCGGCCTCTGGGATAAGGTGGGTGCGGAAATCAAGGGTCTTGCGGATCTTTGCCATCAATATCATGCCCTTCTAAAAGTGATCTTTGAAACCGATGCCCTGACCCTTGACGAAGTTGCCAAGGCGACCGATGTGGCCTGTATCGCGAAGGCCGACTTTGTAAAAACCTCCACCGGTTTTTACATCGGCGGGGAGTCCAAAGGGGCGACGCCGGAAGTTGTCAAGGTGATGATTGAGGCCGCAGGAAATCGCTGCAAGGTAAAAGGCTCCGGCGGCATCCGTACCCAGGCTCAATTCTTTGAGCTTATTAACCTGGGGATTGACCGCATGGGCATAGGGTACAAATCGACACCCGTGGTATTGGGGAGATAA